A genomic window from Streptomyces brevispora includes:
- a CDS encoding MFS transporter, whose translation MTIQQDVPHTAVPAVSDRKPRTKAVAAAISASAIEYYDFMIYGTAAALIFHGQFFPDVSPTAGALASFATFAVGFAARPLGAAVFGHIGDKRGRKPALVSAMVLMAVASTLIGLLPNFAMAGIMAPLLLVLLRVAQGMAVGGQWGGASLLALEHAPPNRRGLYGAIPQLGVPFGMVTGNLVFILVGNLVGPEALDSWGWRIPFLLSILMLPIAYAIHRNIEDSPEFRRAEQERRNRAQSVPESSLLEILRRPKAVLLAAGTFAPATISFYIITTGMLDYGVHELGMGKNSVLTAVLIAMAGWTAGTIGFAALSDRIGRRPVFAAGAVVSGVWGFVVFPLVDTREMPLLILGLSVGLAAVGAMQGPVVAMFAEMFPPEVRYTGASLGHQVANIVGGGWAPLIMIALLDVGDGTLLVSAYVAAAAVLGLIPLALLGRLKAAS comes from the coding sequence GTGACCATCCAACAGGACGTGCCGCACACCGCCGTGCCGGCCGTCTCGGACCGCAAGCCGCGGACCAAGGCCGTGGCTGCCGCCATCTCCGCGTCGGCCATCGAGTACTACGACTTCATGATCTACGGTACGGCCGCCGCGCTGATCTTCCATGGTCAGTTCTTCCCCGACGTGAGCCCGACAGCGGGCGCCTTGGCCTCGTTCGCCACCTTTGCCGTGGGCTTCGCCGCCCGGCCGCTCGGAGCCGCAGTGTTCGGGCACATCGGCGACAAGCGCGGCCGTAAACCCGCCCTCGTCAGCGCCATGGTCCTGATGGCAGTGGCTTCCACGCTCATCGGACTGCTCCCCAACTTCGCCATGGCCGGGATCATGGCACCGCTGCTGCTGGTCCTCCTGCGCGTGGCGCAGGGCATGGCCGTCGGCGGACAGTGGGGCGGCGCGTCCCTGCTGGCCTTGGAGCACGCACCGCCCAACCGGCGTGGGCTGTACGGCGCCATTCCCCAGCTGGGCGTGCCCTTCGGCATGGTCACCGGCAACCTGGTCTTCATCCTGGTGGGGAACCTGGTGGGCCCGGAAGCTTTGGACAGCTGGGGCTGGCGGATCCCGTTCCTGCTCAGCATCTTGATGCTTCCGATCGCCTACGCGATCCACCGCAACATCGAAGACAGCCCCGAGTTCCGCCGGGCAGAGCAGGAACGCCGCAACCGGGCGCAGTCCGTGCCGGAGTCCTCGCTGCTGGAGATCCTGCGCCGCCCCAAGGCCGTGCTGCTGGCCGCCGGCACGTTCGCCCCGGCCACCATCAGCTTCTACATCATTACCACTGGCATGCTCGACTACGGCGTACACGAGCTCGGCATGGGCAAGAACAGCGTGCTCACCGCTGTGCTCATCGCGATGGCCGGGTGGACGGCCGGCACGATCGGCTTCGCCGCCCTGTCGGACAGGATCGGCCGGCGCCCGGTGTTCGCCGCGGGGGCCGTCGTCTCGGGCGTCTGGGGGTTCGTGGTGTTCCCGCTGGTCGACACGCGAGAGATGCCGCTGCTGATCCTCGGCCTGTCCGTCGGGCTTGCCGCGGTGGGAGCCATGCAGGGACCGGTGGTCGCGATGTTCGCCGAAATGTTCCCGCCCGAGGTGCGGTACACCGGCGCCTCGCTCGGACATCAGGTGGCCAACATTGTAGGCGGCGGCTGGGCGCCGCTGATCATGATCGCCCTCCTGGACGTGGGTGACGGAACCCTCCTGGTCTCCGCCTACGTGGCTGCAGCCGCCGTGCTGGGCCTGATCCCGCTGGCGCTGCTGGGCCGTCTGAAGGCTGCCTCATGA
- a CDS encoding acyl-CoA thioesterase yields MPASGKDLLDLLDLDEVGTDGFLGQAAPRSRMVRTYGGHLLAQALMAAYRTVPSGRPVHSLHASFLRGGDAKEPVRYDVTHVRDGRSFTSRRVVGEQHGRQIFELTASFHRDEAGYEHQAPMPHVPAPRDAVPLVDALEGVDVDAKSFWREEWKALDLRVVQECEAAAQAAKNGTVAGGPPQPSRERLWFRVHDSLDSQEVALNSCLLAYMSDLTLLSTALRPHGYPFLAPEVQRATVNHTMWFHEIVPADQWMLYDKSSDWAGGSRGLATAQVYSPIRGMVATVAQEGLIRPHGVYSAQPAPVRTLPAS; encoded by the coding sequence ATGCCCGCATCGGGGAAAGACCTGCTGGACCTGCTCGACCTCGACGAGGTCGGCACCGACGGCTTCCTGGGCCAGGCGGCCCCGCGTAGTCGGATGGTCCGCACCTACGGCGGTCATCTGCTGGCCCAGGCGCTGATGGCTGCCTACCGCACGGTCCCGTCCGGCCGTCCGGTCCACAGTCTGCACGCCTCATTCCTGCGGGGCGGCGACGCCAAGGAGCCCGTGCGCTACGACGTGACGCACGTGCGCGACGGACGGTCATTCACCTCGCGCCGTGTGGTCGGCGAGCAGCACGGGCGTCAGATTTTCGAGCTCACCGCCTCCTTCCACCGCGACGAGGCCGGCTACGAGCATCAAGCGCCGATGCCGCACGTGCCGGCGCCGAGGGACGCGGTCCCGCTCGTCGACGCGCTCGAAGGTGTCGACGTCGATGCGAAGTCGTTCTGGCGTGAGGAGTGGAAGGCGCTCGATCTGCGCGTTGTTCAGGAGTGCGAAGCGGCGGCGCAGGCCGCGAAGAACGGGACCGTGGCGGGCGGCCCGCCGCAGCCGTCCCGCGAGCGGCTGTGGTTCCGCGTGCACGATTCCCTCGACAGTCAGGAAGTGGCCCTGAACTCCTGCCTGCTGGCCTACATGAGTGACCTGACGCTGCTGTCGACCGCGCTGCGGCCGCACGGCTATCCGTTCCTTGCCCCCGAGGTGCAGCGGGCGACCGTCAACCACACGATGTGGTTCCACGAGATCGTTCCGGCCGACCAGTGGATGCTGTACGACAAGTCCTCCGACTGGGCGGGAGGGAGCCGTGGACTGGCCACCGCCCAGGTGTACAGCCCCATCCGGGGCATGGTCGCCACGGTTGCGCAGGAGGGACTGATCCGCCCGCACGGTGTGTATTCCGCGCAGCCCGCTCCTGTCCGGACCCTGCCTGCCTCTTGA
- a CDS encoding SDR family oxidoreductase, whose protein sequence is MERPRPERLRMTAIDPSLVSLFTVAGKTVLVTGGSRGIGFAVAKGFVRAGARVYICSRSAEACEAAAKELSQYGECHALAANLGSAEECRSLADRLAERESRLDVLVNNAGAIWAEKLEEYPESGWDKVFNLNVKGPFFLVKSLLPLLKAAASHENPARVITVGSIDGLHVPSHETYAYSSSKAAVHQLSKHLADQLAPSSITVNVIAPGMFHSKMLKGTLEERGEEAMLAPVPLKRFANDTDMAGTAIFLASPAGSYITGAVLPVDGGTATTL, encoded by the coding sequence ATGGAGCGTCCACGTCCCGAGAGGCTGCGCATGACCGCCATCGATCCTTCCCTGGTCAGCCTGTTCACCGTCGCGGGGAAGACCGTCCTCGTCACCGGCGGCAGCCGCGGAATCGGTTTCGCCGTCGCCAAGGGCTTTGTTCGCGCCGGCGCCCGCGTCTACATCTGCTCCCGGAGCGCCGAGGCCTGCGAGGCGGCGGCCAAGGAGCTGTCGCAGTACGGCGAGTGTCACGCGCTGGCGGCGAACCTGGGCAGCGCCGAGGAATGCCGCTCCCTGGCCGACCGGCTCGCCGAGCGGGAGTCCCGCCTGGACGTACTGGTGAACAACGCCGGCGCGATCTGGGCAGAAAAGCTCGAGGAGTACCCGGAGTCGGGCTGGGACAAGGTCTTCAACCTGAACGTGAAGGGCCCGTTCTTCCTGGTGAAGTCGCTGCTGCCGCTACTGAAGGCCGCCGCCTCCCACGAGAACCCCGCCCGGGTGATCACCGTCGGTTCGATCGACGGCTTGCACGTCCCCTCCCACGAGACGTACGCGTACTCCTCCTCCAAGGCCGCGGTGCACCAGCTCAGCAAGCACCTCGCGGACCAGCTCGCCCCGTCGTCCATCACTGTGAACGTGATCGCTCCGGGGATGTTCCACAGCAAGATGCTGAAGGGAACGCTGGAAGAGCGCGGTGAGGAGGCCATGCTCGCACCGGTCCCACTGAAGCGCTTCGCGAACGACACCGACATGGCCGGCACCGCCATCTTCCTCGCCTCACCCGCCGGTTCATACATCACCGGCGCGGTGCTGCCGGTCGACGGTGGCACCGCCACCACTTTGTGA
- a CDS encoding electron transfer flavoprotein subunit beta/FixA family protein encodes MKYVPDATGDRHFAKDLTTDRDAVDGLLSELDEYAVEQALQIAEGRLQEGADAEVTVVTVGPEDARDAIRKALSMGADEGVHVEDDGIHGSDAMGTSLILAKAIEKTGYDLVVTGMASTDGTMGVLPAMLAERLGLPQVTCLSAIDVADGKVTGRRDGDAASEELEATLPALVSVTDQSGEVRYPSFKGIMAAKKKPVTSLDLDDLGIEADEVGLDGAWTEVEDAAPRPARTRGTIVKDEGEGAKQLAGFLADQKFI; translated from the coding sequence GTGAAGTACGTGCCCGACGCCACCGGCGACCGGCACTTCGCAAAGGACCTGACCACGGACCGGGATGCCGTGGACGGCCTGCTGTCGGAGCTGGACGAGTACGCGGTGGAGCAGGCCCTGCAGATCGCCGAAGGCCGACTGCAGGAGGGGGCCGATGCCGAGGTCACCGTCGTGACCGTCGGCCCGGAGGACGCCAGGGACGCGATCCGCAAGGCCCTGTCGATGGGAGCGGACGAGGGCGTGCACGTCGAGGACGACGGCATCCACGGTTCGGACGCCATGGGCACCTCGCTGATCCTGGCCAAGGCCATCGAAAAGACCGGTTACGACCTGGTCGTCACCGGCATGGCCTCCACCGACGGCACCATGGGTGTGCTGCCGGCGATGCTGGCCGAGCGCCTGGGCCTCCCGCAAGTCACCTGTCTGTCCGCGATCGACGTGGCCGACGGCAAGGTCACCGGCCGCCGCGACGGCGACGCCGCCTCCGAGGAACTCGAGGCCACCCTGCCGGCGCTGGTGTCGGTCACCGACCAGTCCGGTGAGGTCCGCTACCCGTCCTTCAAGGGCATCATGGCCGCGAAGAAGAAGCCGGTCACGTCTCTGGACCTGGACGACCTCGGCATCGAGGCAGACGAGGTCGGCCTCGATGGCGCCTGGACCGAGGTCGAGGACGCGGCGCCCCGCCCGGCCCGTACGCGGGGCACGATCGTGAAAGACGAAGGCGAGGGCGCCAAGCAGCTCGCCGGGTTCCTGGCCGACCAGAAGTTCATCTGA
- a CDS encoding electron transfer flavoprotein subunit alpha/FixB family protein has product MADVLVYVDHMDGAVRKPTLELLTLARRIGHPVAVHLGPGGADAAKILAEYGAVRVLTSDAAEFSDYSVVPKVDALQAAYDAVSPAAVLVPSSAEGKEIAGRLAVRIGSGIITDAVDLENGDDGPIATQSVFAAAFTTKSRVSKGTPVITVKPNSAAPEVAPAAGTVEELAVSFSEAATGTKVTVRTSRGSSGRPELTEAAIVVSGGRGVNGAENFVVIEALADSLGAAVGASRAAVDAGWYPHANQVGQTGKSVSPQLYIAAGISGAIQHRAGMQTSKTIVAINKDEEAPIFELVDYGVIGDLFDVVPALTGEVETRKS; this is encoded by the coding sequence ATGGCTGACGTTCTTGTCTACGTCGACCACATGGACGGTGCCGTCCGCAAGCCGACCCTCGAGCTGCTGACCCTAGCCCGTCGTATCGGTCATCCCGTCGCCGTGCATCTGGGGCCGGGCGGCGCCGACGCCGCGAAGATCCTGGCCGAGTACGGCGCGGTCAGGGTCCTGACCAGCGATGCGGCGGAGTTCTCAGATTACTCGGTCGTACCGAAGGTCGACGCTCTCCAGGCCGCCTACGACGCAGTCTCTCCGGCGGCGGTGCTGGTGCCCTCTTCCGCAGAGGGCAAGGAGATCGCCGGCCGCCTTGCCGTGAGGATCGGCTCGGGCATCATCACCGACGCCGTCGACCTCGAGAACGGCGACGACGGTCCCATCGCGACGCAGTCCGTGTTCGCGGCCGCGTTCACCACCAAATCCCGTGTGTCCAAGGGCACTCCGGTTATCACCGTGAAGCCGAACTCGGCCGCCCCGGAGGTCGCCCCCGCCGCCGGCACGGTAGAGGAGCTGGCCGTGAGCTTCTCCGAGGCTGCGACCGGCACCAAGGTGACCGTCCGCACCTCGCGTGGGTCCTCGGGTCGTCCGGAGCTCACGGAGGCGGCGATCGTGGTCTCCGGTGGCCGTGGCGTCAACGGTGCCGAGAACTTCGTGGTCATCGAGGCTCTCGCCGACTCGCTCGGCGCGGCCGTCGGTGCGTCGCGCGCCGCGGTGGATGCGGGCTGGTACCCGCATGCGAACCAAGTGGGCCAGACCGGCAAGTCCGTCTCACCACAGCTGTACATCGCCGCCGGCATCTCTGGTGCCATCCAGCACCGTGCCGGCATGCAGACCTCCAAGACCATCGTCGCCATCAACAAGGACGAAGAAGCACCCATATTCGAACTCGTCGACTACGGCGTCATCGGCGACCTCTTCGACGTCGTCCCCGCCCTCACTGGGGAAGTCGAAACCCGCAAGAGCTGA
- a CDS encoding MmgE/PrpD family protein: MAVTLTQHLADFTAATSYSNLPHEVADDSKRVLLDSIGCALAAVDEPRGRIAIEYAGLLGGTDESATILGSDKRSSVFGAGFANGELINALDFDAVLPPGHVAPYVIPGALAVAEERGASGKELIAAVALAHEITHRFGKSMDYLRDTKDGKTALSPVVGFSSTIFGATAAIGRLRGLSASTLAHGLGIAATSSPVNAHRAWIAHAPSSTAKYHLQAGTLAQTALTANWMAELGHRGDLQVLDDAEVGYRRFIGTGRWAPENLTDGLGTRWDFPAQHSYKPYPHCRILHAPLDALIEIVETHDIKPQEIESIRVWGEGWVMEPVWLSREVEHVHDAQFSIAHGIAVGAHRITPGRGWQDPDLVFGSSVRSLMDKVTYESHPDYVTAIEANPSARPTRVEVTTRGRTYTAERSFAKGSPSLDLATYATTDELVGKFRHNASGVLSEADTDHAVETLLNLETATDVSTVLRALTPSGSRR, from the coding sequence ATGGCCGTCACCCTCACCCAACACCTCGCCGACTTCACCGCCGCCACCTCGTACAGCAATCTGCCGCACGAGGTGGCGGACGACAGCAAGCGGGTGCTCCTCGACTCGATCGGCTGCGCCCTGGCCGCCGTCGACGAGCCCCGCGGGCGCATAGCCATCGAGTACGCCGGCCTGCTGGGCGGAACGGACGAGTCCGCCACCATCCTCGGCTCGGACAAGCGCAGTTCGGTGTTCGGCGCGGGGTTCGCCAACGGCGAGCTGATCAACGCCCTCGACTTCGACGCCGTTCTCCCACCTGGCCACGTGGCGCCGTACGTGATCCCCGGAGCTCTGGCCGTTGCCGAGGAGCGCGGCGCGAGCGGCAAGGAGCTGATCGCGGCCGTCGCGCTCGCGCATGAGATCACGCACCGCTTCGGCAAGTCCATGGACTACCTGCGCGACACCAAGGACGGCAAGACCGCTCTGTCACCCGTGGTGGGCTTCAGCAGCACCATCTTCGGTGCCACCGCCGCGATCGGCAGGCTCCGCGGGCTGTCCGCCTCGACCCTCGCGCACGGCCTCGGCATCGCCGCCACCTCCTCCCCCGTCAACGCCCACCGCGCGTGGATCGCGCACGCTCCCAGCTCCACCGCCAAATACCACCTCCAGGCCGGAACCCTGGCGCAAACCGCACTGACCGCGAACTGGATGGCGGAGCTGGGCCACCGCGGCGATCTGCAGGTGCTGGACGACGCCGAGGTCGGCTACCGGCGCTTCATCGGCACCGGCCGCTGGGCCCCCGAGAACCTGACCGACGGTCTCGGCACCCGCTGGGACTTCCCCGCCCAGCACAGCTACAAGCCGTACCCGCACTGCCGCATTCTGCACGCCCCTCTGGACGCGCTGATCGAGATCGTCGAGACCCACGACATCAAGCCGCAGGAGATCGAGTCGATCCGCGTCTGGGGCGAGGGCTGGGTCATGGAGCCGGTGTGGCTCAGCCGTGAGGTGGAGCACGTGCACGACGCGCAGTTCAGCATCGCGCACGGCATCGCTGTCGGCGCCCACCGCATCACCCCCGGCCGTGGCTGGCAGGACCCGGACCTGGTCTTCGGCTCCTCAGTACGTAGTCTCATGGACAAGGTCACCTATGAGTCCCACCCCGACTACGTGACCGCGATCGAGGCGAACCCCTCGGCCCGCCCCACCCGCGTCGAGGTCACCACACGCGGCAGGACGTACACCGCCGAACGCAGTTTCGCCAAGGGAAGCCCCTCCCTGGACCTCGCGACGTACGCGACGACGGACGAACTGGTCGGCAAGTTCCGGCACAACGCCTCGGGGGTGCTCAGCGAGGCGGACACGGACCACGCAGTCGAAACACTGCTCAATCTGGAGACGGCCACGGACGTGAGTACCGTGCTGCGCGCGCTGACCCCTTCCGGCTCGCGCCGGTAG
- a CDS encoding HpcH/HpaI aldolase/citrate lyase family protein, with protein MNSALTRARTLLFVPADRPDRFTKAAESGAGAVILDLEDAVAPERKEEARRHAAAWLSSNGHALLRVNGPGTPWYEADVAMAARSGTPVVVPKAEDPAALSELGDRLGPSVVIVALVETALGVERAFDVCSSPGVVRAALGNVDLAGELGVSPDDHAALAYARSRLVCAAAAAGLAPPVDGVTTAVRDETALTADLAHARRLGFAGKLCIHPAQVAQSEKAFAPTEEELRWAREVTAAREGVSVVNGKMVDKPVLERARRMLASP; from the coding sequence GTGAACAGTGCCCTCACCCGGGCCCGCACCCTCCTCTTCGTGCCGGCCGACCGCCCCGACCGCTTCACCAAGGCAGCCGAAAGCGGCGCCGGCGCCGTCATCCTCGACCTGGAGGACGCGGTGGCTCCGGAGCGCAAGGAGGAGGCCCGTCGGCATGCGGCCGCCTGGCTGTCGTCGAACGGGCACGCCTTGCTCCGGGTCAACGGCCCGGGGACGCCCTGGTATGAGGCGGATGTGGCGATGGCCGCCCGGTCCGGGACGCCGGTCGTCGTACCCAAGGCGGAGGACCCCGCAGCCCTCTCAGAACTCGGCGACCGCCTCGGCCCCTCCGTAGTCATCGTCGCCCTCGTCGAGACGGCGCTCGGCGTCGAGCGGGCCTTCGATGTGTGCTCCTCACCCGGCGTCGTGCGGGCTGCGCTGGGGAACGTCGATCTTGCGGGTGAGCTGGGCGTTTCCCCCGACGACCACGCAGCGCTGGCCTATGCCCGCAGCCGTCTGGTGTGCGCCGCAGCTGCAGCTGGGTTGGCGCCGCCCGTGGACGGCGTCACCACCGCCGTCCGGGACGAGACCGCTCTGACCGCCGATCTGGCCCACGCCCGTCGCCTCGGTTTCGCCGGGAAGCTGTGCATCCATCCGGCTCAAGTGGCGCAGTCCGAAAAGGCGTTCGCCCCCACGGAGGAGGAGCTTCGCTGGGCCCGGGAGGTCACGGCTGCACGGGAGGGGGTGTCCGTGGTGAACGGAAAGATGGTCGACAAGCCCGTGCTCGAACGGGCCCGCCGGATGCTCGCCTCTCCTTGA
- a CDS encoding CoA transferase, with product MHVRSLRMRASWRSAVTMPGSTGKPLEGLRVVECASFVAGPSGCMTLGQLGADIIRVDPIGGGPDYQRWPVSERTGKSLYWTALNKGKRSVAVDLRSPEGRELVIALATASGRDNGIVVDNNAGRPWLSYEVLAERRTDVIQVHIQGYADGRPAVDYTVNPEVGVPHLTGPAGSGDPVNHVLPAWDLLAGMTAVTGLLAALHRRERSGQGAFLQLALHDVALAGVAGMGWLAEAEEQGDRSRHGNHLYGSFGVDFATGDGRRVMVVALTPRQWAALRTVTGTEKVFAALEDVLGVDLDEESERFRLRETIAAVLRPWFEARVLDEVTRELDAAHVLWSGYRTMGEVAAEIRAGGGSGVIGQVDQPGIGEVLTARSPLRRGEEYGPVATAPRLGEHTGEVLGEVLGLDGAELGGLVDRGVVAPF from the coding sequence ATGCATGTGCGCTCGCTCCGCATGCGCGCCAGTTGGAGGTCTGCTGTGACAATGCCCGGTTCAACAGGAAAACCCCTTGAGGGGCTGCGCGTTGTGGAGTGTGCGAGCTTCGTTGCTGGCCCGTCGGGCTGCATGACGCTCGGTCAGCTCGGCGCCGACATCATTCGCGTCGACCCCATCGGCGGTGGCCCCGACTATCAACGGTGGCCGGTGTCGGAGCGCACGGGGAAGAGTCTGTACTGGACGGCGCTGAACAAGGGCAAGCGCTCCGTCGCCGTCGACCTGCGCAGCCCGGAGGGACGCGAGCTGGTCATCGCACTCGCCACAGCTTCCGGCAGGGACAACGGCATCGTCGTCGACAACAACGCAGGGCGTCCCTGGCTGTCGTACGAGGTCCTGGCCGAGCGGCGCACAGACGTGATCCAGGTGCACATCCAGGGCTACGCAGACGGCCGTCCGGCAGTGGACTACACGGTGAACCCCGAGGTCGGCGTGCCACATCTCACCGGCCCCGCGGGGTCCGGCGACCCGGTCAACCACGTCCTGCCCGCCTGGGATCTCCTCGCGGGCATGACGGCCGTTACCGGCCTGCTCGCTGCGCTGCACAGAAGGGAACGCAGTGGGCAGGGCGCCTTCCTTCAACTGGCCCTGCACGATGTGGCCCTGGCCGGGGTGGCCGGCATGGGCTGGCTCGCCGAGGCCGAGGAGCAGGGGGACCGGTCGCGCCACGGCAACCATCTGTACGGCAGCTTCGGCGTCGACTTCGCCACAGGGGACGGGCGGCGCGTGATGGTGGTGGCGCTCACCCCACGGCAGTGGGCGGCGCTGCGCACCGTCACCGGAACGGAGAAGGTGTTCGCAGCCCTGGAGGACGTCCTGGGTGTCGACCTGGACGAGGAGTCCGAGCGCTTCCGGCTGCGCGAAACCATTGCCGCAGTGCTGCGCCCCTGGTTCGAGGCCCGCGTGCTGGATGAGGTGACGCGGGAGCTGGACGCGGCCCATGTCCTGTGGAGCGGGTACCGGACCATGGGGGAGGTGGCCGCCGAGATCCGCGCGGGCGGCGGGTCCGGAGTGATCGGGCAGGTGGATCAGCCCGGCATCGGGGAGGTGCTCACCGCGCGTTCGCCCCTGCGCCGGGGCGAGGAGTACGGGCCGGTGGCTACGGCGCCGAGGCTCGGCGAGCACACTGGGGAGGTGCTTGGCGAGGTGCTCGGCCTGGACGGAGCAGAGCTGGGCGGGTTGGTCGACCGGGGTGTCGTGGCCCCGTTCTGA
- a CDS encoding nuclear transport factor 2 family protein, whose product MTASPKALQRLVDRQEIQDALARYARGVDRGDWELVRSAYHPDAHDQHGSFNGDIDGLISWLTDRFEGVDNSVHFLGNCLIEPTGPDSAVVETYFVSARLTTKDPHRTIDDGDALSRQAWGRYVDRFTRRDSMWRIARRTVVVDGRFQSPALGGARTADGSWGARNRTDPLHVARSAAGLTD is encoded by the coding sequence ATGACAGCATCACCGAAGGCACTGCAACGCCTGGTCGACCGGCAGGAGATCCAGGATGCGCTGGCCCGCTACGCCCGCGGGGTGGACCGCGGCGACTGGGAGCTGGTCAGGTCCGCCTACCACCCGGACGCCCACGACCAGCACGGATCCTTCAACGGCGATATAGACGGCCTGATCTCCTGGCTTACCGACCGCTTCGAGGGGGTCGACAACTCCGTGCACTTCCTGGGCAATTGCCTGATCGAGCCGACCGGTCCCGATAGCGCCGTCGTCGAAACCTACTTCGTCAGCGCGCGCCTCACCACGAAGGACCCACATCGCACGATCGACGACGGTGACGCGCTCAGCCGACAAGCATGGGGGCGTTACGTGGACCGCTTCACGCGGCGCGACAGCATGTGGCGCATCGCACGTCGCACAGTCGTTGTCGACGGCCGGTTCCAGTCCCCCGCACTCGGCGGCGCCCGCACGGCCGATGGCTCCTGGGGCGCCCGGAACCGAACCGATCCGCTCCACGTGGCCCGCTCCGCCGCAGGGCTTACCGACTGA
- a CDS encoding IS3 family transposase, with protein sequence MDEHRDRFGGVESICRTLTEHDCKIAPSTYYACKKRLETPSARSVRDEGLKEWIQDVYTSNYRVYGARKIWRELNRQGHAVARCTVERLMRELGIQGAVRGKRVITTLPGGQTERAPDLVDRDFVAAAPNRCWVADFTHVKTWAGVVYVAFVVDTFSRRIVGRSAATVKETVFVLDALETAIWQRDRDEQPVRPGELIHHSDAGSQYTSFRLAEHLDAAGIAASIGSVGDAYVNALMESTIGLFKTELIKPRRPWKTLPDVELATAEWVDWYNHRRLHGEIGPVPPVEYQANYYTELTKPQVITTI encoded by the coding sequence ATCGACGAGCACCGGGACCGCTTCGGCGGGGTCGAGTCGATCTGCAGAACGCTCACCGAGCATGACTGCAAGATCGCCCCTTCCACGTACTACGCCTGCAAGAAACGCCTCGAAACTCCCTCGGCCCGTTCCGTGCGCGACGAGGGTCTCAAGGAGTGGATCCAGGACGTCTACACGTCCAACTACCGCGTCTACGGCGCGAGGAAGATCTGGCGCGAGCTGAACCGGCAGGGACATGCCGTGGCCCGCTGCACCGTCGAGCGCCTGATGCGCGAGCTCGGCATCCAGGGTGCGGTGCGCGGCAAGCGCGTCATCACCACCCTCCCCGGCGGACAGACCGAGCGGGCTCCCGATCTGGTCGACCGCGACTTCGTCGCCGCCGCCCCGAACCGGTGCTGGGTCGCGGACTTCACCCACGTGAAGACCTGGGCCGGCGTCGTCTACGTCGCGTTCGTCGTGGACACCTTCTCCCGCCGGATCGTCGGCCGGTCCGCCGCGACCGTGAAGGAGACAGTCTTCGTGCTGGACGCCCTGGAGACGGCGATCTGGCAACGCGACCGCGACGAACAGCCCGTCCGGCCGGGTGAGTTGATCCATCATTCCGACGCCGGGTCGCAATACACGAGTTTCCGGCTCGCCGAGCATCTGGACGCCGCCGGCATCGCCGCCTCGATCGGATCGGTCGGCGATGCCTACGTCAATGCCCTGATGGAAAGCACGATCGGCCTGTTCAAGACCGAGCTGATCAAGCCCCGACGGCCATGGAAGACGCTGCCCGATGTCGAGCTCGCCACCGCCGAGTGGGTCGACTGGTACAACCACCGACGACTCCACGGTGAGATAGGCCCCGTCCCACCCGTCGAATACCAAGCCAACTACTACACCGAACTCACGAAACCCCAGGTCATCACCACAATCTGA
- a CDS encoding SMI1/KNR4 family protein, whose amino-acid sequence MSVEEGWSRVMGLLEQHAPGDHADLPGPATENMLAAAEERMGVALPQDLRAWLLQNNLDLPEEDVDEDVECCGYAGFPDEGSFFLGIRSIESLYANRSRPGGFDPPDQPDNPFWRNEWIPFLSDQDGWAGKFIDTRDGRIGRWFVGEITITGEYESLAQYFDSLAEMLRKIADGDHPVCKVDEGRLLWS is encoded by the coding sequence ATGAGTGTCGAGGAGGGCTGGTCCCGGGTGATGGGTCTGCTTGAGCAGCACGCCCCGGGTGATCACGCGGATCTTCCCGGGCCGGCTACGGAGAACATGCTCGCGGCCGCCGAGGAGCGCATGGGCGTCGCCCTCCCTCAGGACCTGCGGGCGTGGCTGCTGCAGAACAATCTGGATCTTCCTGAGGAAGACGTGGACGAGGACGTCGAATGCTGTGGCTACGCCGGATTCCCGGACGAGGGCAGCTTCTTCCTGGGCATCCGATCCATCGAGAGCCTCTATGCGAACCGCTCCAGGCCGGGTGGGTTCGACCCGCCGGACCAGCCGGACAATCCGTTCTGGCGTAATGAGTGGATCCCCTTCCTGTCCGACCAGGACGGCTGGGCCGGAAAGTTCATCGACACGCGGGACGGGCGGATCGGCAGGTGGTTCGTCGGGGAGATCACCATCACGGGTGAGTACGAATCACTGGCCCAGTATTTCGACTCCCTGGCAGAGATGCTGAGGAAGATCGCCGACGGAGACCACCCGGTCTGCAAGGTCGACGAAGGGCGACTCCTCTGGTCGTGA